In the Streptomyces sp. cg36 genome, one interval contains:
- a CDS encoding phosphatase PAP2 family protein has protein sequence MPRPDRHAPSRTAPHEPGRGRARPGKPLTREVGDGQSHDVPRLVRAPSLLLAFLGIHLLAVWTPIGQWAENSLIRGYADRARILPLAQSWGPPPLTDETATVATGLVVIAAVTLVRRCWREGCAAVATVVVTLAATEALSRYVLVRPDLVGADDNLRAASFPSGHVAIAAALTLGLLLVTPGRVRGYVATAGALWVAVIAGAVQALYWHRPSDVLGATLLACAAHSAVGRLLAAGPTASRRGARLALVLVAAGAVAAASREDGVARPLVFAAAAFASGALVWSVAALDARAAPREPDDRSGGTGSAKRTTAPLGW, from the coding sequence ATGCCACGACCAGACCGCCACGCCCCCTCCCGAACCGCTCCCCACGAGCCCGGCAGAGGGCGCGCGAGACCGGGAAAGCCCCTTACCCGCGAAGTTGGTGACGGGCAGTCACACGACGTCCCCCGCCTCGTCCGCGCTCCGTCGCTCCTCCTCGCGTTCCTCGGCATCCACCTGCTCGCGGTATGGACGCCGATCGGTCAGTGGGCGGAGAACTCGCTGATCCGCGGCTACGCCGACCGGGCGCGGATCCTGCCGCTGGCCCAGTCCTGGGGACCTCCGCCCCTCACCGACGAGACGGCGACCGTCGCCACGGGCCTGGTGGTGATCGCCGCCGTCACCCTGGTGCGGCGGTGCTGGCGCGAGGGCTGCGCGGCCGTCGCGACGGTGGTGGTCACGCTCGCCGCGACGGAGGCGCTCAGCAGGTACGTCCTGGTCCGCCCCGATCTCGTCGGGGCGGACGACAACCTGAGAGCCGCGAGCTTCCCCAGCGGCCACGTGGCCATCGCCGCCGCACTCACGCTGGGCCTGCTCCTGGTCACTCCGGGGCGCGTTCGCGGCTACGTCGCCACCGCCGGGGCGCTGTGGGTCGCGGTCATCGCCGGGGCGGTCCAGGCGCTCTACTGGCACCGGCCCAGCGATGTGCTCGGCGCCACCCTCCTGGCCTGCGCCGCCCACAGCGCCGTCGGCCGCCTCCTGGCGGCCGGTCCCACCGCCTCCCGCCGGGGTGCGCGCCTCGCCCTGGTGCTGGTGGCGGCGGGCGCCGTGGCGGCAGCCTCGCGGGAGGACGGCGTGGCGCGGCCGCTCGTGTTCGCCGCGGCGGCCTTCGCCTCCGGGGCCCTGGTGTGGAGCGTCGCCGCCCTGGACGCGCGCGCCGCTCCCCGGGAGCCTGACGACAGGTCAGGGGGCACCGGGTCCGCCAAGCGGACCACGGCCCCCCTTGGCTGGTGA
- a CDS encoding NADPH-dependent FMN reductase, whose product MSHLRFLAISGSLRRSSHNTGLLHALRAQAPSDVTIDVHPDLGALPYFDQDLEANPPAPVVELRERVREADGLIIATPEYNSAIPGVLMNALDWLSRPSSGSGDSSLRGKPTAILGASPSQFGTARGQLVLRQILHRVQVPVVAHPEVTVFRSHQRFDADGVFIGDEFTESLLRDFLGELVRLTQRTRAHAGRVPA is encoded by the coding sequence ATGTCCCACCTGCGATTCCTCGCCATCTCCGGCAGCCTGCGCCGCAGCTCCCACAACACCGGCCTGCTGCACGCCCTGCGGGCCCAGGCCCCCTCGGACGTCACCATCGACGTCCATCCGGACCTGGGCGCCCTGCCGTACTTCGACCAGGACCTGGAAGCGAACCCTCCCGCCCCGGTGGTGGAGTTGCGCGAGCGGGTACGCGAGGCCGACGGGCTGATCATCGCGACCCCCGAGTACAACTCGGCGATTCCGGGAGTCCTGATGAACGCCCTCGACTGGCTCTCCCGCCCGTCGTCCGGCTCCGGCGATTCCAGCCTTCGCGGCAAGCCCACCGCCATCCTGGGCGCCTCGCCCTCACAGTTCGGCACGGCGCGCGGGCAGCTGGTCCTGCGGCAGATCCTCCACCGGGTACAGGTCCCGGTGGTGGCCCATCCCGAAGTCACCGTCTTCCGGTCGCACCAGCGCTTCGACGCCGACGGCGTCTTCATCGGCGACGAGTTCACCGAAAGCCTGCTGCGCGACTTCCTGGGCGAACTGGTCCGCCTCACGCAGCGCACCCGCGCGCACGCGGGCCGGGTCCCGGCCTGA
- a CDS encoding catalase has translation MTEDSFDGGARLVEQVAAATGADPAHHRLLHARGAWAAGEFTPSGRAAAVFTAPATPATARFSSTLGGPGGHDGDPGDHGLAVRIGDLDLVMFTLPVFFVRTGAAMAEFLRATNSPDPSAVPAFLERHPEAATALELAQQARPAAGFTGLTYHSVHAYGLTDGARRVRWARLSWRPQRPTEPLNPEEAHSRPGDYLSLGLAAELPASLDLVAQLPAPHDEVYDPTRLWSSEHTVPLGTLTLTGTEPPATEPGFDPLRLPRGVAAPLDELAADRSRVYAAARHRRA, from the coding sequence ATGACCGAAGATTCCTTCGACGGTGGTGCCCGGCTCGTCGAGCAGGTGGCCGCCGCGACCGGCGCCGACCCCGCCCACCACCGCCTCCTGCACGCCCGCGGCGCCTGGGCCGCAGGCGAGTTCACCCCGTCCGGGCGCGCCGCCGCCGTCTTCACCGCCCCCGCCACCCCGGCCACGGCCCGGTTCTCCAGCACGCTCGGCGGCCCCGGTGGCCACGACGGCGATCCGGGCGACCACGGCTTGGCCGTCCGCATCGGCGACCTCGACCTCGTCATGTTCACGCTGCCTGTCTTCTTCGTACGGACCGGTGCGGCGATGGCCGAGTTCCTGCGGGCCACGAACTCCCCGGACCCGTCGGCCGTCCCCGCCTTCCTGGAGCGCCACCCCGAGGCCGCCACCGCCCTCGAACTGGCCCAGCAGGCCCGCCCGGCCGCCGGATTCACCGGCCTGACCTACCACTCCGTGCACGCTTACGGCCTGACGGACGGGGCGCGAAGGGTGCGGTGGGCCCGGCTGAGCTGGCGGCCCCAGCGGCCCACGGAGCCGCTGAACCCCGAGGAGGCCCACAGCCGGCCGGGCGACTACCTCAGCCTCGGGCTGGCGGCCGAACTGCCCGCCAGCTTGGACCTCGTGGCCCAGCTGCCGGCGCCGCACGACGAGGTGTACGACCCGACCCGCCTGTGGTCCTCCGAGCACACCGTGCCGCTCGGCACCCTCACCCTGACCGGCACCGAACCGCCCGCCACGGAACCGGGCTTCGACCCCCTGCGCCTGCCCCGGGGCGTCGCGGCCCCGCTCGACGAGCTGGCCGCCGACCGCAGCCGCGTGTACGCCGCGGCACGCCACCGCCGCGCCTGA